A region of the Sciurus carolinensis unplaced genomic scaffold, mSciCar1.2, whole genome shotgun sequence genome:
tattgctttgtaatagagttgaagatctggtattgcgataccctctgcttcgctctttctactgaggattgctttagctattctgggttttttattcttccagatgaatttcataattgcttgatctatttctgtaaggtacatcattgggattttaattggaattgcattgaatctgtgtagcactttaggtagtatggccattttgacaatattaattctgcctatccaggaacatgggcgatctttccatcttctaatgttttctttaatttctttccttagtgttttgtagtttccattgtagaggtctttcacctcttttgtgagattgattcccaagtatcttatttttttcaatgctattgtgaatggggtagttttcctaatttctctttctgaagattcatcacttatgtataaaaatgcattggatttatgagcattgatcttgtaacctgctagtttactgaattcacttatgaattctaaaagttttctggtggaatttccaggttcctctaaatatataatcatgtcatcagcaaacagggatagtttgagttcttcttttccaattcatatccctttaatttctttggtttgtctaattgctctggctagaatttcaaggacgatgttgaaaagaagtggtgatagagggcatccctgccttgttccagtttttagggggaatgctttcagtttttcaccatttagtatgatattggccatgggcttagtgtagatggtctttacaatgttaaagaatgttcccactactccagttttttctagtgttttgagcatttaGGGATGCTGTaatttatgaaatgctttttctgcatctattgaaataatcctgTGATCCTTAAcgttaagtctgttgatatggtgaatgacatttattgatttcctgatgttgaaccaaccttgcatccctgggataaaacccacttgatcgtggtgcactatctttttaatatatttttgtatgcgatttgctaaaattttgttgagaatttttgcgtcgatgttcattaaggatattggtctgaaattttctttcctcgctgtttctctggtttaggtatcagagtgatattggcttcatagaatgagtttgggagggttccctcctcttctatttcatggaatactttgaggagtgttggaatgagctcttctttaaaggttttgtagaactaggcttagaacccatctggtcccggacttttcttttttcataggcttttgatgacataGATGTGTAACATATCATAAGTTGGAGGCCAATTTGATATTTGGACCTTAAACTGAGTCCTCCTATTCCTTTTCCAGAACTCTAAGCAATCATAAAGCAATCTTAATTTTCAGCCAAatattaaaacattgttttaaaccTCCTTCAGCACTATAGTCACTGCTCttactttccaaaatatttccaagCCACAGTTAAACTGACATTTACAATCTGTACCACCCAGGGTTCTTagttgaaagaggaagaaataaatcaatccccatTGAGATAAAATGTAAACATCTCAAAATGTACTGGCTCATAAAATCTTCAGAAACACAGAGCAACCAGACTGATGTGTACACACCAAGAATAATGCCCAGAACAGACATTAAATAGAATGATTACAAGATGTCACCTGGTCAAACCTCAGCTAGATATGCTGACTCACTCTGAGACTGTCAGGTCAAGGGACCTCAAGACATCCCATAATCCTAGGTTTGGGGCAATGTGAACAGGGGATGGAAGGGAGAGTAACCTCCAGGAAAGAGCTGAACATGTGACTGATGGCTCCTGGAACTGACCATCCATATAGATTTGAATGGATGGGATACAGCAACAGCTTTATGCAGAAGACTGCCTGTGAGATGTAAGATGTTAAAACTAAGGTGCCCTCCCAGAAGCACACTAATTAACTGCTTAAATTTTATAGAGAATCAGAGATCACACATTCAGCTCAGATGGGCCACTAGTGACAAAACCAAGGATGACTTTTTAGTGAAGGCAAGGATCATAGCAAGCACTGAAACACAGAATGTGAAAAAGGCAATGAGAGAAAACTGTGGCATTGGTCACTGTGGTAGAGTTTCTTTATGTATTGTCTGACTGGAGAAAGATTATAGATATAAATAATTGTGCTTTCTAGGAGTCATTTAGATTTCAATATCTctagaaatattaaaacagaaatttagaaGAGTAGAAatgggattttgttgttgttgttcatggtTTTtctattggtactggggattgaacccagggatatttaacCACTGATCCAGTCCTCTAacccctttaaatttttattttaaaacaagaactcCCTAAGAGGTTGAGGgttttgataagttgctgaggctatctttgaacttgtgatcctcctgcttcagtctccctaaccactaggattacaggcatatgccaccacactcagGTGAAATAACTCTTTTGAAGTGTTCAGAGTATAATTCTTTGTTCGAAGACCAGGAACCATAGTGAGAAGAATAAGTCATAAGTCATTCTGAAGAGGATGCTAATGGGACATAATTCTTGAAGAcatgctatattttaaaacagaataaaaaatcagGATACAAGCACAGCAAGAATATAATGTCAACTAGATATAACATTTCAATATCAGTATAttactactttaaaatattatctgaacAAACATtaaattgtatattatataatataaagtaATACCAACACtgttaatattaacattttgagttttcaattaaataaatatattaattatcaaTATAgctatataaaatcaataatttaattttacttttaagtgtGTCactagaaatataattaaatatgcaTAATCACATTAAATTTCTATTGGTCAGCACTGCTCTAGAGTGTATTATTCAGTATAGAAAGAAGCAATTCAGAGGAGCAGGGACAGTATTGCTCATTATTTCCTGGGGTTAAACATCCCATATACTCTTCTCATGGCCCCCAGgacctccttgttcctcaggctgtagatgatgGGATTGAGCATAGGGGTGAGGATGGTATAGAAGACAGCCAGTTTCTTATCCTCTGCTGGTGAGCGGAGACTTTTGGGTCGGAGGTAATTATAGCCAAAAGGTGCATAGTAAAATATCACCACAGTTAAATGTGTGGAGCATGTGGTAAAggcctttctctttccctcttttgaaCGCATGTGGAAGACAACAAAAAGGACCCGTCCATAGGAGGCAGTGATaccaaggaaaggaaggagaagaaccAGTACTGCACTAAAAATAATCATGTACTCATAGACCCAAGTGTCTGTACAGACAAGACGCATCATGGCGGGAATGTCACAGTAGAAGTGACCAATGGCCCTGGACCTGCAGTACGGAAGATGAAGAGCATACACCGTGTGTACTAGGCCATTGAGGGAACCCAGTGCCCAGGACCCCAGGATCATCTTCACACACATTTTTTTGCTCATATGGATGTGATAATGgagggggtggcagatggccacaaagcggtcataggccatggcaGCCAGTAGTAAGGCTTCAGAACTTGCCATGGTCACAAAGAAGAAGCTCTGTACACCACAACTTAAGAAGGAAATGCTCTTCTGGCCAGAGAAGAAGTTGTATGCCATCTTTGGGACGGTGGTGGAGATGTACATCAGGTCCATGAGGGAGAGCTGGCTCAGGAGAAAGTACATGGGGGTATGAAGCCGGGGGTCCAACAAGATGAGGCCAATCATTCCTGAGTTCCCCAAACAGGCGAGAACAAACACAAAGATGATCAGGAGCAAGAGAAGTAGGCCAGTTTGGTTTTGAGGAAACAaccccaacaaaataaaatcatttgaggTTTGGTTCCAAATCTCCATGAAAACCTGCTTCTTCAATTCCTtgaaagtaaatacaaaataaaaactgaacattaACCTTAAAATGATACAGTGAAAAAGAACAAGCATGAATTGACCTTATTAGTGTTTGtttagaattgttttctttctaactGCACCTTTCCATGAATTGATTTTGAGACCTGAATTGAATGTTCCTGACCCACTTCTCTCTGGTAACCATCTCAGCCCATCATAGACACATATGTGGTCCTGAAATACCAAGTCTAGTACCAGGCACAGCACACCCAATGTCATAGCTGGAGTCTTCCTTTCTGCTGACTGCTGGCAAGAGCATTTCTCAGGACTATGCACCAGTGTAACTTCCTGAGGAAGCCAGGGTCCTGCTTCCCCTTCCACAGTTCAGCACTCTTGTTTACCACACATGTGGGCTGTGTGGCTCAGATGTTCCCTGTGCTTGAATCTGCATCCTTACTGATCTTCCTGCTCCACACTTTTAGTTACTGCTCTTTCCTCCCATGGTCACTCACTACTGCAGGTGAGTAACCATGGTCTTCTCCCAGGAGCTGTGCTGCTCACCTTTTAAACTGAAGCTTCTCTTCTGGTCCTGAAAGTGGGTCAACATCAAAGAGGGTTCTTGTCCTGGGAAACTATTGTGTGTTCTATACAATCCAACTTAATTGTAAGTTCTTTGGATACGTCTCCTCCCTAAGGaggtttccattttctgaatTCCTACAAACTCAAACACACAATTTTTGatgcccatttttcttttattgtgtaaGCATATTACACATgataaaaattacacattaaaatattatgcaaGACTTTGTTCTACTTTAACACAGCAATCATAACTCATGTGGTGATagatatacaaaataattttgataatggAAACACACACTCAGATGCTTTTCTATTAATACAGCTATCTCTGAGATGCCATCATTTTGTGAACTCTTTCTCATATTACTTCACTTATTCTAATCCGTACAAAGCCCACATTCTGTAAATCTAGACAATAGTGTGTTCATTTTCCAAGTATTAAAAGTAGACTTTATTGATGTGAAGAGAAATTTTCAAAGCTACAGCATGGCCTCAGAGAGGGAATTCAGCCTGTGTGCCTCCTTCATGTTTCTAATCATTTACTAGCCATTTGGTAAATGTGTTACTGTTTGTACAATAACACATTCAGTGCAATTTCTATAAGTTTGACTGCCCTCCATAGTTGAGGCATATTTTCATATCTGAGACTAGGTCAAAGAATATAGACCTTAGAGaagatgtttattttctcttcctggcCTGCAGTTTGGTTTTCAAACAGAACAGGCCATTGGGTAATCTGCTGCTAAGCTGTTCAACTAGGAAGGAATGCGAACAGCAGTATGCTCCTTCTTTATAGCTCATGTATATACACATTAGTCCTCttcacatttaattatttaagtaaagtaaaacaaaagtcaTGTGTTAATTGTTCAGAGTAAATAAATTACAGCAATATGAAAAtgcatcattttctcttcctagacaacttttctcttccttttcatgtCTGGGCCTTCACTTGGATATTTATATCTGTACCTTTTGTGGcctctctttttctctatgtAACATCTCAGTTGGGTACTATAAGGTTTTTCTTTCATGCGTTCTCTCACATACTCATAAACTGTGATGGTGAATTTATCCTGTAAGTGATTGACTTCTTCCTATATCTACTCTTAGCATGAGATTTTCTGCCTTGTATGTTTGTACTCTTCTATTTGAAAGGTAGTCACCCTGAATTATTTAGCAAGAAAAAATAGCAATTAATAGCCTGTTGCCAATTTCCACATTCAGTGACTTAAATTATTGCCTCATGTTTTATTggcaaacaataataaaattgtaaaagaGAGCTTAGGAATAAAAGCATGATTTCATTTGGTAGCTGCCATGGTGACAAGCACTGAGAGTGAAAATTGCATGGTCAGGAACCCAGCAGGAGAAGAGTCACTCCATGAGAGGGAGAGATGGTATCAAAGACTCCTCTGCTTCTAACAACTTATGGAAACAAAGCTCATGACCTCACAGAAAAGGTAAAACACAAGACCCATCATCATGTTACATCCACCCTACAAAACAGGCTCACTCTTCCTGTTCTGTCGGAGTGTCACTCAGTTTTTTCTTGCTTTAGGCATTATATTACACAAGAAGTAGTAATAGGTAGTTACCATTTAGTGCATGATACAGATAAATAAAGAGCAATCTCAGACATATGCTATGAGGCTGTGTAGTCAATagtatcagaataaaaaatagagtaGGGAAGAAGGACAGAGAGACTACTGGGCAGCAGCATGAGAACCACCTTAAGGAGTTGCCACAGGAGCCTCTGCAAACACTCTGGAACACTCTGCACAGATTAAAAATCTGGAAGAGTCCTGTAGCGAGCCTGTCTGACTAATCAGAACCACAGCAGAGAAAAGTGAAGTTCCAGGCACCAGACCAAGTGTGTAGGGAGGAATGAGAAATCTGTTCTGGACCAGGCAAGAGGCTGGTGGGTGTGGCATGGGGTCTTGTCCCCTCCTGGAGCTCACAAGGGAGGCTTTGTTTGAGCAGAGATCTAAGAGGAGGAGCCCATGGTGCAGACTGGGCAGTGAGAAATGAGGACAGTGGGGCTTCTCTGGGTTTATCAAAGGAAGCCAAGCATTCTAGGGACCCCTGAGGCCTGAGAATGTCAACACAGCAGGATGCAGCTTAGTGACAGGATGGGACCCATTGAATCCTCTGTCTCTGCCCCTTTGCTCAGGGGTTATTGCATAATGAGCTTTCAGCAAATGTTCTGATTAAATGAGCCAATTATTAGcctaagaagaatgaaatgtgaGTAGATAATGTTTTACATCAGTCTATAGTACATGTACCCTGAAAACCAGGACATGGGAGTCTTTTGTGGtacttttttcacttctttttattgtCCAGGTTTAAGTTCACTGGCAGTACCTAGAACTGAACACACAGTCTGCTATACATTTATGTCTTTCATGATCCAGTCATTTAATAAGGAGACCCATGTTTACATTTAGATACTTAGCTGCAGGGACTCAGCATATCATAAAAGAGTTGGTGGTGATTGCTATGTTAATTATCTTTCTTCCTAAATTGAAAATTTTCAGCTGTCAGACAATGGATGCAAATATTCACTTAGGGATCACATTCATCTGAAATTGAAGTTTTGAGGATCTGGGACATTGGAGTTAGATTTGAGGGGCTATTTCCATTGATGACCTGcaaattactttattttgtattggACCTTATTTTATGTACCAGAGTTCCTTCAAACATCACACTATTGGCAACATTACAACATGGAGAATATTGCCTCTATGGCTACAAGGTGTGTCAAGGATTACTCTCCCttgattattttacatttctctagtatctagaattttaaaaactaacctTCGTTTGACAGTTTCTAATAAATGTAACTGCAGCAAGTGTAGCATGATGAGTTTATTTTGCAAATGTTACAAGAGAGCAtaatttctacaatgaaaattaatgtTCCTGTAAAACATTAATGGGGTCTTGTCCCCTCCTAGAGCTCACAAGGGAGGCTTTGTTTGAGCAGAGATCTAAGAGGAGGAGCCCATGGTTCAGACTGGGCAGTGAGAAAAGAAATGAGGACAGTGAGGCTTCCCTGGGTTTACCAAAGGAAGCCAAGCATTCTAGGGACCCCTGAGGCCCAAGACCAACAGGCAAATTGCTTGTCTGAGCCTCAGTTAACTCACTCCCAACAACCTAACATGGGAGCTGCTAAGATGGACTTAAGTGAGCTCTGTGTTTGGCACATAGAGTCCTGAATAAATTTCTCTCATCTCTCTTCCTATCATACTTTAAATGGGATGACTCAGGCccagagaaattaattttctcaattAGGATCACATCCCGAAGAGTTGCACATTCTGGAATTTTAACAGATTCACTTCAActtattttacctttaattttttcttatattttacaatttgttATGAAATGGCCTGTTCTTTATGCAAAATAAATGCTTCCTTATGATTAGAAAACCTCACCTCCAAAATATCTTCATAGTTAAAGCTCACACAAATCAACTTAGTACAATATTATTTTGACTTACTTTATCTGAAATTCTAAGACTATGTTTTGAGAGAAGAAGTCATTTAATTACAACATACCATGACTATGGTGCATTGacttcttaaaatgtttaaaacccACATTGTGCTCCCACTCTGCCATGCTAAGCAGCTAGGTCCTGCCACTGAGCAGCAGCCCTGGGTCTCTTCATGTTCCCCTGATGTGAGAAGCCAAAGATATCAGGAAAGAAGTCTAAGTGCCCACTGCTCCCACCTCTAGTATTCTGTTTTGCTAAACTCACGGAGTTCTTCACTTTGGGAGGTGCTTCCTTATGTCATTGCTTTGCTCAGTCCTCTCCCTTTGCTATTTCCTTCTTCCAGTGAAACAAACATGCCACACTTACTTCCTCATGTCTGGAGAGTGGGCAGGAAGGATGAATCTGCCTCTGATGTGCAAGATCTTCCTCCTTTAAGCCTTACATGTCCTCCTTCCTTTAATTGATCCCCAATGTTCAAGCCCATGGGGAGAGAAAACTTGGTCATTTCACCTGAGTTTGCTTTCTTCAAGGTGAACTCGGTCGATGTTTGGAACAAATCAGCCAACCCACTCAGTACTGCAGCTCTTGCCTGTTGTCCAGAATTAGTCTCAAGAGGGATGAGCTCAGTCATTCCAGAACATGATGGAGAGCTATAGGGTGTGTTAGGTAATGTCTACTGAAATCCTCCCTTTTTGTAAGTTAGAGACTCAGGATCAACATGATGCATTGTGCAGTTGAATAACAGTAATGTCAGTAGCAGGAGCAGTTACCTTCTATAACTAGTCAGTTTCTAAAACAAATTATTGGCAATTGTGACTAAATTTAAGTATGCTATGACAAATGCATTCTTCTACATGAAGAAATATATGAGTTGATTTATGCAAATGTTAATGAAATCAGCAATTCTCCTAAAGTGAAAACTTGATTTTGAGGTTTTGTGATAAAATGAGAGACTCTACCACTGACTAATGGGTTCAACTTGGAAAATTCATTACTCATTATTCTCTTGtcagtttcttttgtttattgttaAAAGATGTTGAAGCAGGGGTgattaaacactgagccacatcgccagcctttttctatattttatttgaaacagcGTTACGCTAATTTGCTCAGGGCCTTTCTAAAGTGCCAAGGCTGCCTGTGAATGTGTGAACctgctgcctcagactcctaaactgctggaaatacaggcatgctccaccatccTGATGGTTGTCAAGTCTTTATGGGAACTGAGTGGAAGTGTTCATGCAGATGTTTACAAAGTGACTGTTGCATGGGTAGCATTGGTAGACATGAGGATCTCTTACTATCCTAGCATACCACAGATTTGTACATCAGGGAAGGGTACATTACTTGTTATCTGTGGTACTTAAGTGTGACCTGGGACTCATcatatatgaagaaaatactcaccctttgactttctgagtctgacatGTTTTCACATAGCAAGATGTTTTCTCAAATGTATcaacaaacttctagagacatattatcCACCCATACTGAATCATCAGGGcatatacaatttatttatttatttattttaatttatttttattgtaaacaaataggatatatcttgtttctctgtttgtacatgaagt
Encoded here:
- the LOC124973678 gene encoding olfactory receptor 2L13-like, whose protein sequence is MEIWNQTSNDFILLGLFPQNQTGLLLLLLIIFVFVLACLGNSGMIGLILLDPRLHTPMYFLLSQLSLMDLMYISTTVPKMAYNFFSGQKSISFLSCGVQSFFFVTMASSEALLLAAMAYDRFVAICHPLHYHIHMSKKMCVKMILGSWALGSLNGLVHTVYALHLPYCRSRAIGHFYCDIPAMMRLVCTDTWVYEYMIIFSAVLVLLLPFLGITASYGRVLFVVFHMRSKEGKRKAFTTCSTHLTVVIFYYAPFGYNYLRPKSLRSPAEDKKLAVFYTILTPMLNPIIYSLRNKEVLGAMRRVYGMFNPRK